In Streptomyces sp. 71268, the DNA window CCTACGCGGGCCGCATCCGCGAACGGCTGGCGGGCGCCGCCCGGCAGGCCGAGCGGGAGGCGGCGCACGAGGCGGCGCGGGAGCGGACGGCCGACCCGCTGCCGGTGCTCGCGGCGCGCGAGGTGAGCGTGGGCGACGCGGCCGAGCGGATGTTCCCGCGGACCGTCTCGCACCGGCTCAGGGGGCGCGACGCGCACGGCTGGGCCTCGGGCCTCGCGGCGGCCGACGAGGCGCGGCTGCGCTAGCCGCCCCGCCGGCCGCGCTCCCGCTCAAGGGAAAGTACCCGCCCCGGGAAAGCACTGGTCCCGGGGGAGCGCTGGCCACGAGGATGACCGGGCCAGCGGCTGACTCAGAGGTCGAGGATCTTCGGGTCGGCGCCGAGGTCGCGCAGGCAGCCGCGCGGGTCGGCCACCATGCGGCGCTCGGCGAGGTCGAGCATGCCGACCACGCTGCGCAGTTCGGCGGCGACCGCGCCGTCCCGCTTGGTGATGGTCTGCTCGATGCCGAACGTCTTCCGCTCGCCCCACACGACCGCGCAGCTCACCTCGACCTCGTCGCCGGCGCGCAGTTCGCGCAGGTACTTGATGTTGGTCTCCAGGTTGACCGGCCCCACGCCCGCCTTGAGCAGCGCCGCCTGCGTCAGCCCCGCGGCCTGGAACAGGCCCCACCGGGCGTGCTCCGCGTACTGGATGTACACGCTCATGTTGAGGTGTCCCTGCGAGTCCGTCTCATAGCCACGTACGGTGATCGGCACGGTGATCGGCTGCATGGGACCCCTCGTTCGGTTCTCGTCTGCCGGGCCGTGGCGGCCCGTTCTGCCAGACCTGCGTGGTCGGTTGACCACCCGTGACTATCGCCGGTGCCGGGTCGCCAGGCAAACGCCGGACGGTGTGGCCCTGCGCACAGCCACCGGGCCGCGCGCCCCGTACGCCCCGCCCCGCACGCCCCCGGCGCCGCCGCCCCGGGCACCGTCCGGCCGCTATGCCGTGGCCTGGCCCGCGCCGCCGACCCGGGCCAGCAGTTCGACACCGCCCGCGCTGCCGACGTGCGCGTACCGCGCGGTGGGGTGCAGTTGGCGGGCGTAGTCGACGAGTTGGTCCGGGGTGCGGCCGTTCGGCTCGTGCAGGGCGATGTAGTCCGGCAGCACGCCTCGGGTGTCGCCGATCCACAGCACCCGGCAGCGCTGCGTGAGGCGGCTGATCGGCCCTATGTTGGCCTCCACCGTGGCATCGTCGGGGACGCGGTCGAGCAGCTGCTCCGCCTCGTTGACCCAGGCCGGCTTGCGGTAGGTGTCCGCCTCGGTGAGCCCGGCCATCGGCAGCGCCGTGCACAGCGCCAGGCCCGCGGCGGCGGCCGCGGCCGGCAACTGGTCGGCGTAGCCGCGCAGCCAGCCGCGCCGGCTGCGCCGCGAGCGGTGGACCGCGTCCACGAGGGCGAGGAAGACCACCGGCATCAGCACGGCGCTGTAGTGCCAGTCGGTGCCCCAGTAGTGCTCCTCGTGCGAGACGAACCGCCACCCCAGCGTCGGCAGCGCCACGAGCAGCAGCGGCGAGCGCAGCGCGAGCAGCCCGGTGGTGGGCACCAGGACCCAGGCCAACGTGCGCAGCGCCGTCTCCAGCGGGATGGTGGGGGCCGGGCCGCCGCCCTCGGCGTCGATCTTGTTCCAGTAGTCGTACGAGCCGCTGGTGTTGAACTCCGGGATCACCACGCCGAGCGCGAACGCCGAGGCCAGTACGCCGAATCCGATCAGGCCCAGGGCCAGCGGCGTCACCTTCTCATGCGCGCGGCGCCCGCGCAGGAACAGCACCACGCCGATCGCCGCGACGGTGGCCCCGAGGTCCTCCTTGACCAGCACCAGCGGCGCCGCCCAGCACGCCGCCGCCAGCCAGCGCTCGCGCAGCAGCGCCTCAAGGGCGAAGGCGATCAGCGGGACGGCGAAGCAGATCTCGTGGAAGTCGAAGTCCACGGCCCGCTGCACGCCCCACGAGACGCCGTACGCGACGCCGACGGCCAGGCCACGGCGGCGGCCGAGCAGGCGCGCCGCGACCCGGGTGACCGGCACGACCGAGACGGCGAACAGCACGGCCTGCGCCACCAGCAGCGTCACCGGGCTGGGGAAGACCCGGTAGAACGGCGCGAGCAGCGCGGTGACCGGGCTGAAGTGGTCGCCGAGCACGTTGGTGCCCGGCCCCTTGAGGTCGACGATGGGCGCCTGGAGGTGCGCGTAGGAGCGCACCGCCTGCTCGAATATCCCCAGGTCCCAGGACATCGACGCGAACCGGCGGTACCGGGTGACCGACAGCGTCGCGTACGCCACGAACAGCGCGGCGGCCAGCCAGTACGGGTCGAACCTGGCCTCCCCCAGCCGCCGCGCGAAGCGCCGGAGTCGGTGCCCGGTGGGCTGCGCGTCGGCGGCGTCGTCGGGGGAGCCGTCGGGCACCGCCGACTCGGCTGAGGCGGCGACGGAGGGGGCCGAATCCATGGTGCGGTCCTTTGGCTGCGAGCGGCGGTGACGGTGCGCGGCGCGGTGCGCGGTGCCCGCGCGCGGGGACGAAGGAGCCCACCCCCGCCGCAAAGATACGCGAATCGGACCCGCTCCCAGCAGGGGTGTCACCGGCCCGGACCGAGGTCCGGACGGCGGGTCCGCGCCGATCGCGTCGCCCCGGCCACCTCGCGCCGCGCCAGCCCGTACCGTGATGCCGCCCACGGCACACCCACGCCCCACGCCTGACGAACGGACAGCACCCCGTGATACGCGCCCGCCGCACCGCCCTGCCCGCCGCGGCCCTCGCCGCGCTGCTCGCGCTCACCGGCTGCTCGCCCGACCAGGACGGGTCGGACAAGGGCGGGTCGCCGAGCGGCGGGCCCGCGCCGAGCGCTGGCACGGCCAGCGCGCTGCGGGCCCTGGACGACCTGGCGGTCAAGGGGCGCGCGCCCAGGACCGGGTACGAGCGCGGCCAGTTCGGCCGGGCGTGGACCGACACCGACCGCAACGGCTGCGGCACCCGCGACGACATCCTCCGGCGCGACCTGAAGGACGTGCGGTTCCGCGACGGCAAGTGCGTCGTCGTCGCCGGCACCCTGGCCGACGACCCGTACACCGGCCGCGACATCGCCTACCGGCGCGGCCGCAGCAAGGTGGACATCGACCACGTCGTCGCGCTCTCCGACGCCTGGCAGAAGGGCGCCGGCCGGTGGCCGCGCGGCAAGCGGATCGCCTTCGCCAACGACCCGCTCAACCTGATCGCGGTCGAGGCGTCGGCCAACCGCCGCAAGAGCGACGGCGACGCCGCGACCTGGCTGCCGGCCAACACCGGCTACCGCTGCCCGTACGTGGCGCGGCAGGTCGCGGTGAAGAAGAAGTACGGGGTGTGGGTCACGCGCGCCGAGAAGGACGCGATGGCCCGGGTGCTGCGCGGCTGCCCGACGACGGCCCTGCCGGTGGGCACCGCCCCCACCGACGCGCCGGGCCGCTGAGCCGGCGGGCCGGGGCGGACGCGCCGAGCCGCTGGGCCGACGCGCCGCCCCGGCGGGCCCGCCGGGGCGGGGCGAAGGGCGGGCGCGCGGGCGGTGATCCGTCCGCTAATTCGCCCGTACGTCCCGCTCGCGCATCCCAACCGAACACGAATCGTTGGTCGAACCAGTGGCTACCGCCGCTGCGACTCCTTACCATCGATCAACGCCAGGTCGATGCGCACACCCCTGGAGGGGTTCCGCCCGCCCCTCCTCAGGTCTTGAACCTTGCCGGGAGGCTCCATGCTGCGTTCGCTTCGAAGCCCCAGGACCGCGCGGAGCCGTAGGCCCGCGCTCGCCGTCTCCGCCGTGGCACTGCTCGGCACGGTGCCGCTGCTCACCGGCTGCGGAAGCGAGGCGCACCCCGGGGCGGCGGCCGTGGTGGACGGTGACCGGATCACCGTCTCGCAGCTCCAGTCGCAGGTCAGGGACGTACGGGACGCCCAGCGTGACTCCCCGCAGGGCACCGAGCTGATCGCGCGCTCGGGGCAGCTCAGCCGGGACACGCTGATCCGCATGATCCACACCAGGGTGGTGGAGCGCGCCGCCAAGGACAACGGCATCAAGGTCACGCCGCGCGAGGTGCAGCAGGAGGTCAAGCGGGCCGAGAACCGGCCGGGCGGCGCCAAGGCGCTGCGCGCCGTCTTCCTTGAGCAGGGCATCGCGCCGCAGCAGATCAACGCCACGATGCGGGTCGAGCTGCTGCGCATGAAGCTGATCCAGCAACTCGGTGAGGGCCCCGCCGTGACCGCGTTCCAGTCCACCTCCAAGCGCCTTGGCATCGACGTGAACCCGCGTTACGGCAGTTGGGACAGCCTGCAGGGCCGGGCCGTGCCGACCAAGGAGCCGTGGATCAAGGTCAACGAGCCGGAGCGGCGCCCGGCGTAGCCGGCTCCCCCGGGTGGGTTACGTTCGAGGGGTGAACGCTCCTCGAACGTCGGCCCCCCAGGCCGCCCCCGGCACCGGCCGACTCGTCCTGCTCACCACCACCCACCGGGTCGCGCCGGGCCTGTTGTCCTGGCCCGCGTGGCAGACGCTGCGCGCGGCGGACCGGGTGCTGTGCGCCGACGCGGACCACCCCCAACTCCCGTACCTGCGGGACGCGGGGATCGCCGTCGAGATCGCCGAGGCCGACGCCCGCACCCTGGTGGCGTACTGCGTCGCCGACGCCCCCGCCGCCGCTGACGGTGGGGCGCATGCCGATGATCGGGCTCATGGCGACGATGAGGCCGAGGCGACCGCCGGCGGGCACACCGTCGTCGTGGTGACCTCGGCCGCCGGCGAGTCCG includes these proteins:
- a CDS encoding DUF2079 domain-containing protein, translating into MDSAPSVAASAESAVPDGSPDDAADAQPTGHRLRRFARRLGEARFDPYWLAAALFVAYATLSVTRYRRFASMSWDLGIFEQAVRSYAHLQAPIVDLKGPGTNVLGDHFSPVTALLAPFYRVFPSPVTLLVAQAVLFAVSVVPVTRVAARLLGRRRGLAVGVAYGVSWGVQRAVDFDFHEICFAVPLIAFALEALLRERWLAAACWAAPLVLVKEDLGATVAAIGVVLFLRGRRAHEKVTPLALGLIGFGVLASAFALGVVIPEFNTSGSYDYWNKIDAEGGGPAPTIPLETALRTLAWVLVPTTGLLALRSPLLLVALPTLGWRFVSHEEHYWGTDWHYSAVLMPVVFLALVDAVHRSRRSRRGWLRGYADQLPAAAAAAGLALCTALPMAGLTEADTYRKPAWVNEAEQLLDRVPDDATVEANIGPISRLTQRCRVLWIGDTRGVLPDYIALHEPNGRTPDQLVDYARQLHPTARYAHVGSAGGVELLARVGGAGQATA
- a CDS encoding SurA N-terminal domain-containing protein, which encodes MLRSLRSPRTARSRRPALAVSAVALLGTVPLLTGCGSEAHPGAAAVVDGDRITVSQLQSQVRDVRDAQRDSPQGTELIARSGQLSRDTLIRMIHTRVVERAAKDNGIKVTPREVQQEVKRAENRPGGAKALRAVFLEQGIAPQQINATMRVELLRMKLIQQLGEGPAVTAFQSTSKRLGIDVNPRYGSWDSLQGRAVPTKEPWIKVNEPERRPA
- a CDS encoding acyl-CoA thioesterase; this encodes MQPITVPITVRGYETDSQGHLNMSVYIQYAEHARWGLFQAAGLTQAALLKAGVGPVNLETNIKYLRELRAGDEVEVSCAVVWGERKTFGIEQTITKRDGAVAAELRSVVGMLDLAERRMVADPRGCLRDLGADPKILDL
- a CDS encoding HNH endonuclease family protein, coding for MIRARRTALPAAALAALLALTGCSPDQDGSDKGGSPSGGPAPSAGTASALRALDDLAVKGRAPRTGYERGQFGRAWTDTDRNGCGTRDDILRRDLKDVRFRDGKCVVVAGTLADDPYTGRDIAYRRGRSKVDIDHVVALSDAWQKGAGRWPRGKRIAFANDPLNLIAVEASANRRKSDGDAATWLPANTGYRCPYVARQVAVKKKYGVWVTRAEKDAMARVLRGCPTTALPVGTAPTDAPGR